Proteins co-encoded in one Fusarium musae strain F31 chromosome 3, whole genome shotgun sequence genomic window:
- a CDS encoding hypothetical protein (EggNog:ENOG41): MYPTDALVSKHARKHYRIPVRSQHWQLRSLVSAEKQDIVYFPGGNGSNHVQRLNTTTRECETIKLLTFAPRCLVAEKGWLCCGSESGDFVAIRLDEGNDDGHGILSELDPDTRLSLGLDSSRDDPILSLLNRARRNNKTLIAKSMKLAKDRVNCITLWFPPTRMPAHDKAYKEPVAVLANNDRTVTLVSLNDFDQKEKTEALDIITYPDFVNRALISPDGRLLIAILDDPYLYVHERVRSVAESPATRSSESPTYSWEQTQRILLKSQKKDDRTDSRGSFAACFSESGAYLAVGTQHGTISIFNAALLANPNADPLITTFPSSRPHSGPGAIRDMAFCPGPFGMLAWTEDRGNVGIADMRSNFYVRQIVNIEEPVFEHINIPDRNTIDPRLLDSRRERRDAALGSGAAETGRRRDVIDSLNTPLTANETLVLEAMQLGRRSRERAAQRVAAAADERVTGGPTNFWGARSARRPVGSDDNERPMARRSSSIGRAMGELLGSNYNRRPVTRTPREASDTPEIGRRPDRLMESLGETVAMLREQRQRQDSSYLTVLEILQARERDNDRDPDDTTIIVPLINQVVNRWEDDHGVFEVPPSPDNTAGLAWSEDGRTLFVGAQNGIYELHVDTQSRKFFPSVSMR; encoded by the exons ATGTACCCGACCGATGCCCTCGTTTCGAAGCATGCGCGGAAACATTATCGTATCCCCGTGCGCTCGCA ACATTGGCAGTTACGGTCTCTTGTTAGCGCCGAGAAGCAGGATATTGTCTATTTTCCAGGTGGCAATGGCAGTAACCATGTCCAACGGCTGAACACGACAACCCGAGAATGCGAAaccatcaaactcctcaCCTTTGCGCCTCGGTGCCTCGTCGCCGAGAAAGGATGGCTATGCTGTGGGAGTGAGAGTGGCGACTTCGTCGCAATTCGACTCGACGAAGGAAACGATGATGGACATGGAATTCTATCAGAACTCGATCCAGACACTCGACTTAGCCTAGGACTCGACTCGTCCCGTGATGATCCTATACTCTCTCTTCTGAACCGCGCGAGACGGAATAACAAAACCCTGATCGCGAAAAGCATGAAGTTGGCCAAGGACCGGGTAAACTGCATCACACTTTGGTTCCCGCCAACAAGGATGCCAGCACATGATAAGGCGTATAAAGAGCCTGTGGCGGTATTGGCCAACAACGACCGTACTGTTACACTGGTGAGCCTTAACGATTTTGACcagaaagagaagacagaGGCATTGGATATCATCACTTACCCAGACTTCGTGAACCGCGCACTCATCTCTCCAGATGGCCGGCTTCTGATCGCCATTCTCGACGACCCATATCTGTATGTCCATGAGAGAGTTAGGAGCGTTGCAGAATCTCCAGCGACGAGGTCAAGTGAAAGCCCTACATACTCATGGGAACAGACACAGAGAAtacttctcaagagccaaaAGAAAGACGACAGAACAGATAGTCGAGGAAGCTTTGCCGCCTGTTTTTCTGAATCCGGAGCATATCTCGCTGTTGGGACCCAGCATGgtaccatctccatcttcaatgCCGCACTTCTGGCAAATCCTAATGCCGACCCCCTTATTACAACTTTCCCGTCTTCACGGCCACACAGTGGCCCCGGTGCTATTCGAGATATGGCCTTCTGCCCCGGACCATTCGGAATGCTTGCGTGGACAGAGGACAGAGGCAATGTTGGTATTGCTGATATGAGGAGCAATTTTTATGTTCGTCAAATTGTGAACATCGAAGAACCGGTGTTCGAGCATATCAACATTCCGGACCGAAACACCATTGATCCGCGACTTTTGGATAGCCGCCGCGAGAGAAGAGATGCTGCTCTCGGATCAGGCGCTGCAGAGACCGGGAGACGCCGAGATGTGATCGACAGCCTAAATACTCCTCTGACTGCCAACGAGACACTTGTACTCGAGGCTATGCAGCTTGGCAGGCGTAGTCGTGAAAGAGCTGCTCAGAGAGTGGCGGCGGCTGCAGACGAGAGGGTTACAGGTGGTCCGACTAACTTCTGGGGGGCCAGGTCAGCCCGTCGACCCGTTGGCAGCGATGACAATGAGCGGCCTATGGCTCGGAGGAGCAGTAGCATCGGTCGTGCCATGGGAGAGCTGCTGGGCAGCAATTACAACAGACGTCCAGTGACAAGAACTCCACGTGAAGCCTCCGACACCCCGGAAATTGGAAGAAGGCCAGATCGGTTGATGGAGAGTCTTGGTGAAACAGTGGCCATGCTTCGAGAACAACGGCAGCGCCAAGATTCATCCTACCTCACTGTGCTTGAGATTCTCCAGGCACGAGAGCGAGATAACGACCGCGACCCCGACGATACAACGATCATAGTGCCGCTTATCAACCAGGTAGTGAATCGATGGGAGGATGACCATGGCGTCTTCGAAGTCCCGCCTTCGCCGGACAACACTGCCGGGTTGGCGTGGAGCGAAGATGGTCGCACACT CTTTGTTGGTGCACAGAACGGTATTTACGAGCTCCACGTGGACACTCAGAGCAGGAAGTTCTTCCCGAGCGTTTCGATGAGGTAA